In a genomic window of Pedobacter sp. KBS0701:
- a CDS encoding Y-family DNA polymerase, producing the protein MFALCDCNNFYASAERLFRPELNGKPVVVLSNNDGCVIARSEEAKTCGIKMGDPEFLVRDLIKKFDIHVFSSNYVLYGDISERVMHNLGRWFPRLDVYSIDEAFGWLGGVGDLESYTPKIRSSVIRNTGIPVSIGVAPTKTLAKLANKLSKKAGGVMVLNTDEKITAAVRDFPVHDLWGVGRQYYKKFEELNISTVGALREMPEMWFKQHMTVMGQRMWNELWGRPAIPFDAVREVKKGITVSRSFRNYIEHPDILAEALTLYASRLAEKLRAEKLRCLYLQVFLYTNKNREDHPQHFPSHTHKLLIASNSTTDLVSIAVRVSAMLFKYGVKYRKAGVIATGLVPEAELQLNVFTPHDHGKKDLVSGVLDKLNVAYGRGTLRMATEGFEKKWRLKHEYLSKGYTTRWADIIKVI; encoded by the coding sequence ATGTTTGCACTTTGTGACTGTAATAATTTTTATGCTTCGGCTGAAAGACTTTTCCGCCCTGAGCTTAATGGTAAACCTGTGGTTGTCCTAAGTAACAATGACGGCTGCGTTATTGCCAGGAGTGAGGAGGCAAAAACCTGTGGGATCAAAATGGGTGATCCTGAATTTTTGGTGAGGGATCTGATCAAAAAGTTTGATATCCATGTGTTTTCCAGCAATTATGTCCTGTATGGGGATATTAGCGAACGGGTGATGCATAACCTGGGCCGGTGGTTTCCCCGGCTTGATGTCTATAGTATAGATGAGGCTTTTGGCTGGCTCGGGGGTGTCGGAGACCTGGAAAGTTATACGCCCAAGATCCGAAGTTCGGTTATCCGTAACACGGGCATACCTGTATCGATCGGTGTTGCACCGACAAAAACCCTCGCAAAACTTGCCAACAAACTCTCTAAAAAAGCCGGGGGGGTAATGGTACTTAATACCGATGAGAAGATCACTGCAGCAGTCAGGGATTTTCCGGTTCATGATCTTTGGGGGGTAGGCCGCCAGTATTATAAAAAGTTTGAGGAGCTGAATATTTCTACTGTGGGAGCTTTGAGGGAAATGCCGGAAATGTGGTTTAAGCAGCACATGACTGTTATGGGTCAGCGGATGTGGAATGAACTCTGGGGAAGGCCGGCGATCCCGTTCGATGCAGTCAGGGAGGTTAAAAAAGGGATAACAGTGAGCCGGTCTTTCCGGAATTACATCGAGCATCCCGATATCCTGGCCGAAGCCCTGACATTATATGCGAGCAGGCTGGCTGAAAAACTCAGGGCGGAAAAACTGCGGTGTTTATACCTGCAGGTATTTCTTTATACCAATAAGAACAGGGAAGACCATCCACAGCACTTTCCCAGTCATACCCATAAGCTGCTGATCGCAAGCAACAGCACCACAGATCTGGTCAGCATTGCGGTGCGCGTGTCTGCGATGCTATTCAAGTATGGGGTAAAATACAGAAAGGCTGGGGTCATTGCCACTGGTCTGGTGCCGGAAGCAGAACTGCAGCTGAATGTATTCACTCCACATGATCATGGGAAAAAAGATTTGGTATCCGGCGTGCTGGACAAACTGAACGTTGCCTATGGCAGGGGTACGCTAAGAATGGCCACTGAAGGTTTTGAGAAAAAGTGGCGGTTGAAACATGAATATCTGTCAAAGGGCTACACCACAAGGTGGGCCGATATCATCAAGGTTATTTAA
- a CDS encoding S24 family peptidase: MIRSFEKRAEQKISGFQSPAADYLEGRLDLAEKLVIDPHSTFYFQMEGTAMLSYGIADADLLVIDRSLKPHHGSIVIAFISGSFSCRLFLEENGSYLLTNDTGTISETEIGLLLIWGVVTSVCRNVLPKTLRRGRYKDVCTL; this comes from the coding sequence ATGATAAGGTCGTTTGAGAAAAGAGCAGAGCAGAAGATTTCAGGATTCCAGTCCCCGGCGGCGGATTATTTAGAAGGTAGGCTGGACCTGGCGGAAAAATTGGTCATTGATCCGCATTCCACTTTTTATTTCCAGATGGAGGGGACAGCTATGTTATCTTATGGTATAGCTGATGCTGATCTGTTGGTCATCGACCGTTCCCTGAAGCCCCATCACGGCTCGATTGTTATTGCTTTTATCTCCGGCAGTTTTAGCTGTAGGTTGTTTTTGGAAGAAAACGGTTCTTACCTACTCACAAACGATACCGGTACCATCAGCGAGACTGAAATCGGCTTGCTCCTAATCTGGGGCGTTGTCACCTCGGTGTGCAGAAACGTATTGCCAAAAACATTAAGAAGGGGGAGGTACAAGGATGTTTGCACTTTGTGA
- a CDS encoding RNA polymerase sigma factor: MTQKEFSKTIGQHAASLRSHALNFTRDTDDANDLLQETLLKATRFVSKFEKGTNLKGWLFVIMKNTFLNTYKKNLKIRDRTVQEDEISSAHLYQSATQNGAVSSFAMQDINTALSLLPNKYALPFVKYFEGYKYHEIAEEMDLPLGTVKTYIHEARILLKKYLKQYKA; the protein is encoded by the coding sequence ATGACGCAGAAAGAATTCAGTAAGACCATTGGTCAGCACGCGGCATCTTTGAGGTCGCATGCACTTAATTTCACCAGGGACACAGACGACGCTAACGACCTGTTACAGGAAACGCTGTTAAAGGCAACCAGGTTTGTATCAAAATTTGAGAAAGGTACTAATCTGAAGGGCTGGCTGTTTGTGATCATGAAGAACACATTTCTGAATACCTACAAAAAGAATCTCAAAATTCGCGACCGCACGGTTCAGGAAGATGAAATCAGCTCTGCACACCTTTACCAGAGTGCTACACAGAACGGTGCTGTCAGCTCATTCGCAATGCAGGATATCAATACTGCTCTTTCTCTATTGCCAAATAAATATGCTTTACCATTTGTGAAGTATTTTGAGGGGTATAAATACCATGAAATAGCCGAGGAGATGGATCTTCCACTCGGAACGGTCAAGACCTATATCCACGAGGCCAGAATACTATTGAAAAAATACCTGAAACAGTATAAAGCATAA
- a CDS encoding sensor histidine kinase KdpD, with product MKFLQVVNNLISNSIKFTPIGGIIEVQAEDRGNTVVIKVSDNGIEMPEEIRNNLFHRNRKILRKGLNGEESGGLGMDIIKDIVNLHNGRIWEVSEEGMGSEFSIELPKK from the coding sequence ATGAAATTCCTTCAGGTAGTCAATAATCTCATATCCAATTCTATTAAGTTTACACCAATAGGTGGTATTATTGAAGTGCAGGCGGAAGATCGAGGGAATACAGTTGTTATTAAAGTGAGTGATAATGGCATAGAAATGCCTGAAGAAATAAGGAATAACCTTTTTCATCGGAATAGAAAAATTTTGAGAAAAGGGCTTAACGGCGAGGAATCCGGAGGCCTTGGAATGGATATTATAAAGGATATAGTTAACCTCCATAATGGAAGGATCTGGGAAGTTAGCGAAGAAGGGATGGGCAGTGAATTTTCTATTGAGCTTCCAAAAAAATAA
- a CDS encoding PAS domain-containing protein, which produces MLATDQQVFCQMGVVSPDGYFIYNIASNTFNYINPAFCGIFGLTAEEVSGNPATLLEHVHPEDKIHVNHCYRDLLEDRGFKKYVFRVAYGDDEKHSQGVSIYL; this is translated from the coding sequence ATGCTAGCAACAGATCAACAGGTTTTTTGCCAGATGGGAGTGGTATCTCCCGATGGTTATTTTATATACAACATTGCTTCCAACACGTTCAATTATATCAATCCCGCATTCTGTGGGATTTTTGGGTTAACAGCTGAAGAAGTCTCCGGAAATCCTGCCACACTTCTGGAGCATGTACATCCAGAGGATAAGATACATGTGAATCATTGTTACCGCGATTTACTGGAAGACCGCGGTTTTAAGAAATATGTATTCAGGGTCGCATACGGTGATGATGAAAAGCATTCTCAAGGTGTCAGTATTTATCTCTGA
- a CDS encoding response regulator transcription factor — MKNIILAEDHKVIRYGLKMLLESTNQYQVILEAGNGQEVIEALDNGVIADLIISDIGMPVMDGIEMVRKATENHSGMPVLIMSMMEDDTHLYQAVRAGAKGFLTKSVDADELFFSIKKLLSGERYICSCIAVKLLDRIIETELSPVTKMLVGDFSQREIEILQLIGQGMTNAEMADKLFISRRTVEGHRQSLIDKTGAKNTAMLLRHAYSKGIID; from the coding sequence ATGAAAAATATCATTCTTGCTGAAGATCACAAAGTTATACGCTACGGTTTAAAAATGCTGCTTGAATCTACAAATCAGTATCAAGTAATCCTTGAAGCAGGAAACGGGCAGGAAGTAATAGAGGCATTGGATAATGGTGTCATTGCAGATCTGATTATATCTGACATAGGAATGCCAGTGATGGACGGAATTGAAATGGTCAGAAAAGCAACAGAAAACCACTCAGGAATGCCGGTGCTAATCATGTCTATGATGGAGGATGATACGCATCTTTATCAGGCGGTCAGAGCAGGGGCCAAAGGGTTTTTGACCAAGTCTGTTGATGCAGATGAACTGTTCTTTTCTATTAAAAAACTTTTATCAGGCGAAAGGTATATTTGTTCCTGTATTGCGGTAAAACTTCTGGATAGGATAATTGAAACTGAACTTTCTCCGGTGACTAAAATGTTGGTAGGCGATTTTTCACAAAGGGAAATAGAGATATTGCAGCTGATCGGGCAGGGAATGACAAATGCTGAAATGGCAGATAAACTTTTTATTTCAAGAAGGACTGTAGAAGGTCACCGCCAGAGTCTGATCGATAAGACGGGGGCTAAGAATACGGCTATGCTACTGCGCCATGCCTATTCAAAAGGAATTATAGACTAA
- a CDS encoding ferritin-like domain-containing protein: MATTTKAGAAKSPASPTTKKTTMKNAKIEPTEFHEFFVDELKDIYWAEKHLVKALPKMKKAATSPELAAAFDKHTQETQTHIETLEQVFALLEEKPAAKKCDAMAGLLEEADGIISDTDSGTMIRDAGLILAAQKVEHYEIATYGTLKVFAENMDRTDVAILLDQTLENEKATDVALTECAVSFVNQAAAEE; encoded by the coding sequence ATGGCAACTACAACAAAAGCAGGCGCGGCAAAAAGCCCGGCGAGCCCAACAACAAAAAAAACCACAATGAAAAATGCTAAGATAGAGCCTACAGAATTCCATGAATTCTTCGTTGATGAATTAAAGGACATTTATTGGGCGGAAAAACATTTGGTTAAAGCGCTTCCAAAAATGAAAAAAGCAGCAACAAGTCCTGAACTTGCAGCAGCATTTGATAAACATACCCAGGAGACACAGACCCATATCGAGACATTGGAGCAGGTTTTTGCTTTATTAGAGGAGAAACCTGCAGCAAAAAAATGTGATGCTATGGCTGGTTTGCTTGAGGAAGCTGACGGAATTATCTCAGATACCGATTCAGGCACCATGATCCGTGATGCAGGACTTATCCTGGCCGCACAGAAAGTGGAACACTATGAAATAGCCACCTACGGTACCTTAAAGGTATTCGCAGAAAATATGGATAGAACTGACGTGGCTATATTATTAGACCAGACCTTGGAAAACGAAAAGGCAACCGATGTAGCCCTGACCGAATGCGCAGTAAGCTTCGTAAACCAGGCAGCTGCTGAAGAATAG
- a CDS encoding sensor histidine kinase KdpD — MPSNTARPSVDLKFISNQFEQEGCLVVSIADNGIGIVASNQQSIFEKYQRISTTAEGHGVGIYLVKGMLERTGGKITVESRPESGSEFKIYLKRKDSSLLDVNPSSKGP, encoded by the coding sequence ATGCCCTCAAATACAGCTCGTCCGAGCGTAGACCTGAAATTTATATCAAATCAATTTGAACAGGAGGGTTGTCTGGTGGTAAGTATAGCTGATAACGGTATTGGTATCGTGGCAAGCAATCAACAATCTATTTTCGAGAAATACCAGCGTATATCAACTACTGCGGAAGGACATGGTGTCGGCATATACCTTGTTAAGGGAATGCTAGAAAGAACGGGCGGCAAAATCACAGTTGAAAGTAGACCAGAAAGTGGATCTGAATTTAAAATTTATCTGAAACGTAAGGACAGTAGTCTTTTAGATGTGAATCCATCATCTAAGGGGCCTTAG
- a CDS encoding PleD family two-component system response regulator → MVILDIMLPDGNGIDLYCEIKSDYRTDDIPVMMMSTHPTMGDVRKKCQADDFISKPFDIDHFMGRVSHLVS, encoded by the coding sequence ATGGTCATCCTCGATATTATGCTCCCTGATGGAAACGGCATTGATCTTTACTGCGAAATCAAATCAGATTATCGCACCGACGATATACCTGTAATGATGATGTCCACACATCCCACCATGGGAGATGTGAGAAAAAAATGCCAGGCGGATGATTTCATCAGTAAGCCCTTTGATATTGATCATTTTATGGGAAGGGTTTCTCATCTGGTATCTTAA